From Thermodesulfobacteriota bacterium, the proteins below share one genomic window:
- the ptsP gene encoding phosphoenolpyruvate--protein phosphotransferase produces the protein MTDDSKEVSLLRGIGVSSGIVIGKAYRIDKGMAESTYYCHLDPSDTDAEIKRFRDALKQSREQLQRIKRKLAVEGKVREHIRIIDAHLMILKDRMLIKDTIDVIKGQRANAEWALRTVLKEIKDTFDKMDDEYLRERGSDIEHIVDRVLVNLSGRKEATMSDIKEPVVVVAHDLSPTDTAQMAGSKVLAFLTDIGGRTSHTSIVARSLEIPAVVGLENVTRKVETGDTVVVDGMTGAVIINPSKSVIKVYERRRERYESYGRALLHYKDLPAETTDGHRISLTGNMEMTEEVSSLVDHGAEGIGLYRSEFLYLNRRDLPGEEEHLRAYKRVLKKVAPNPVVIRTLDVGGDKLLSHGEPVEEANPAMGLRAIRFTLKRTDIFKTQLRAVLRASASGKIRVLFPMLSGVEELRRAKALLEEAKEELKREKKPFDPDIEVGAMIEVPSAALIADIMAKEADFFSIGTNDLLQYSLAIDRVNEHVAYLYEPLHPGVLRIIKSVADAAQAQGIPVGVCGEMAGEPEHALIFLGMGIDQLSMNAFSLLRVKRLIRSVSFSEAREISMKVLEFSTAKEVENYVSARLSEFYREEFSN, from the coding sequence ATGACCGACGATTCAAAAGAGGTCTCCCTTTTAAGGGGCATAGGGGTCTCCTCGGGGATAGTCATAGGCAAGGCCTACCGTATCGACAAGGGCATGGCCGAGTCCACCTACTATTGCCACCTCGACCCCTCGGACACGGACGCCGAGATAAAGAGGTTCAGGGACGCGCTCAAGCAATCGAGAGAGCAGCTTCAGCGCATAAAGAGGAAGCTTGCCGTCGAGGGTAAGGTAAGGGAGCACATCCGCATAATCGACGCCCACTTGATGATCTTGAAGGACCGGATGCTCATCAAGGACACCATAGACGTGATAAAGGGCCAGAGGGCGAACGCCGAGTGGGCGCTCAGGACCGTCTTGAAGGAGATAAAGGACACCTTCGACAAGATGGACGACGAGTATCTGCGCGAGAGGGGCTCGGACATCGAGCATATAGTGGACAGGGTGCTGGTGAATCTCTCGGGCAGGAAAGAGGCGACCATGTCCGACATAAAGGAGCCCGTGGTGGTGGTTGCCCACGACCTCTCCCCGACCGATACCGCGCAGATGGCGGGCAGTAAGGTGCTCGCCTTCCTCACCGACATAGGCGGCAGGACGTCGCATACCTCCATCGTGGCGAGGTCCCTTGAGATACCGGCCGTGGTGGGCCTCGAAAACGTCACCCGCAAGGTCGAGACCGGGGATACGGTCGTCGTGGACGGCATGACGGGGGCGGTTATAATAAACCCCTCCAAGAGCGTTATAAAGGTATACGAAAGGCGCAGGGAGCGGTACGAGAGCTACGGCAGGGCGCTCCTGCACTATAAGGACCTGCCCGCCGAGACGACCGACGGCCACAGGATATCGCTTACCGGCAATATGGAGATGACCGAGGAGGTAAGCTCGCTCGTCGACCACGGGGCCGAGGGGATAGGGCTCTACAGGAGCGAGTTTCTCTACCTGAACCGCCGCGACCTCCCAGGCGAGGAGGAGCACCTTCGCGCCTACAAGAGGGTGCTTAAGAAGGTGGCCCCCAACCCCGTGGTGATCCGGACGCTGGACGTGGGAGGCGACAAGCTCCTCTCTCACGGGGAGCCCGTGGAGGAGGCGAACCCGGCGATGGGGCTTCGGGCCATTAGATTTACGCTTAAGAGGACCGATATCTTCAAGACCCAGCTGAGGGCGGTGCTCCGCGCAAGTGCCTCGGGCAAGATAAGGGTGCTCTTCCCCATGCTCTCCGGGGTGGAGGAACTTCGTAGGGCCAAGGCGCTCCTGGAGGAGGCCAAGGAGGAACTCAAGCGGGAGAAGAAGCCCTTCGACCCCGATATCGAGGTCGGGGCCATGATAGAGGTCCCCTCCGCCGCGCTAATAGCTGACATAATGGCAAAGGAGGCGGACTTTTTTTCCATAGGCACTAACGACCTCCTCCAGTACTCGCTTGCCATCGACAGGGTGAACGAGCATGTCGCCTATCTTTACGAGCCGCTTCACCCGGGCGTACTGAGGATCATAAAGAGCGTGGCGGACGCCGCCCAGGCCCAGGGCATCCCCGTGGGCGTGTGTGGGGAGATGGCCGGAGAGCCCGAGCATGCCCTCATATTCCTGGGAATGGGCATCGACCAGCTCAGCATGAACGCCTTCTCGCTCTTGAGGGTGAAGAGGCTCATCCGTTCGGTAAGCTTCTCCGAGGCCAGGGAGATAAGCATGAAAGTGCTCGAGTTCTCCACGGCGAAGGAGGTGGAGAACTACGTGAGCGCCAGGCTTTCGGAGTTCTACAGGGAGGAGTTCTCGAACTGA
- a CDS encoding HPr family phosphocarrier protein, whose product MSVEKTLTIKNRLGLHARAASRFVQTTNKFTADVFVSKDGQEVDGKSIMGLLILAAPEGSEIEVRVSGEDAEAAIAAIEELIDRRFDEEE is encoded by the coding sequence ATGTCGGTTGAAAAAACACTTACCATAAAGAACAGGCTAGGTCTCCACGCCAGGGCCGCCTCACGCTTCGTGCAGACCACCAATAAGTTCACCGCGGATGTGTTCGTCTCAAAGGACGGCCAGGAGGTGGACGGCAAGAGCATCATGGGACTTCTGATACTGGCCGCGCCCGAGGGCAGCGAGATAGAGGTAAGGGTCTCGGGGGAGGACGCGGAGGCGGCCATCGCGGCTATAGAGGAGCTTATAGACAGGCGCTTCGATGAGGAGGAGTAA
- a CDS encoding PTS sugar transporter: protein MILAHGAVAESIAGAAAAIAGEADGLRTVSLEEGDTGDTVKKKLVAAVSDVDGGDGVMVFTDMFGGTTTNVALSLLRQGKVEVMTGVNLPVILKFLSHREKLAFPDLVLHLKEHGRESIVLAGDILKAGK, encoded by the coding sequence GTGATATTAGCGCACGGGGCCGTGGCCGAGAGCATAGCCGGGGCCGCCGCGGCCATAGCCGGGGAGGCGGACGGGCTCCGTACCGTCTCGCTCGAGGAAGGGGATACCGGCGATACGGTAAAGAAGAAGCTGGTCGCCGCCGTTAGTGATGTGGACGGGGGTGACGGCGTAATGGTCTTTACCGATATGTTCGGCGGCACCACGACCAACGTGGCGCTGAGTCTCCTCAGGCAGGGGAAAGTCGAGGTGATGACGGGCGTTAACCTGCCGGTCATACTCAAATTCCTGAGCCACAGGGAGAAGCTCGCCTTCCCGGATCTGGTCCTCCATTTAAAGGAGCACGGCAGGGAGAGCATCGTGCTCGCGGGCGACATACTTAAAGCGGGAAAATAG
- the hprK gene encoding HPr(Ser) kinase/phosphatase codes for MPITVKELLDERSLALKADTGRVGLSKEISTPRIQKPGLLLTGLLEELHPDRVQIFGAAEIGYLTSLDQDGRALSLKILEEAEIAAIIVTRGIEAPDFLLDLTRRKQIPVLSTQLTSSILIERLIRFLEDRLAPTTTMHGVLADVLGIGTLILGKSGIGKSECALDLVSRGYRLVADDAVIVKRLSTATLFGSSSGITRYHMEVRGVGIINVKDLFGITAIRERKQMDLVVELVDWDPKGDYERLGFEDKTRDILGVDLPYFQIPVSPGRSVATIVEVAARNQVLKIMGYRPGTELEKRLRAKLHDPEKTGGSRRP; via the coding sequence ATGCCCATAACCGTAAAAGAACTCCTTGACGAGAGGTCGTTGGCCCTGAAAGCCGATACCGGCCGGGTCGGGCTCTCAAAGGAGATTTCCACGCCCCGCATACAGAAGCCGGGCCTCCTCCTGACCGGGCTGCTTGAGGAACTCCACCCGGACAGGGTGCAGATATTCGGGGCCGCGGAGATAGGGTACCTTACCAGCCTCGATCAGGACGGGCGCGCGCTCTCGCTCAAGATACTCGAAGAAGCCGAGATAGCGGCGATTATAGTAACGCGCGGCATAGAGGCCCCCGACTTTCTCCTGGACCTTACCAGGCGAAAACAGATCCCGGTCCTATCCACCCAGCTCACCTCGTCCATACTGATAGAGAGGCTTATACGCTTCCTCGAGGACAGGCTCGCCCCCACCACCACGATGCACGGCGTGCTCGCGGACGTGCTGGGCATAGGCACGCTAATCCTCGGCAAGAGCGGCATAGGGAAGAGCGAGTGCGCGCTCGACCTGGTCTCCAGGGGCTACAGGCTCGTCGCCGACGACGCGGTGATAGTAAAGAGGCTTTCCACCGCTACCCTTTTCGGCAGCTCCTCGGGCATTACACGTTATCATATGGAAGTAAGGGGGGTGGGCATAATTAACGTCAAGGACCTCTTCGGCATAACGGCCATAAGGGAGAGAAAGCAGATGGACCTTGTCGTGGAGCTTGTGGACTGGGACCCGAAGGGCGATTACGAGAGGCTGGGGTTCGAGGATAAGACCCGCGATATCCTGGGCGTGGACCTCCCGTACTTTCAGATACCGGTAAGCCCGGGCAGGAGCGTGGCCACGATCGTGGAGGTGGCCGCCAGGAACCAGGTCTTGAAGATTATGGGGTACCGCCCGGGCACCGAACTGGAAAAGCGGCTCCGGGCCAAGTTGCATGACCCGGAAAAGACGGGGGGTTCAAGGAGACCTTAA
- a CDS encoding PTS sugar transporter subunit IIA encodes MRLTDVLSRDNVISDLGASEKRELLDEMASDLCERVGGLDREKLLEMLLEREKLGSTGIGHGVAIPHGKIKGIEEVLVAFGRSRKGVDFNSMDDKPVHLFFMIVAPENSTAVHLKVLASISRLLRDSGFRKRLIKASSGEEIYRIIAEEDERLNSAVRIRH; translated from the coding sequence ATGAGACTTACCGACGTCCTGAGCCGCGACAACGTAATCTCCGACCTGGGGGCCTCCGAGAAGCGCGAACTCCTTGATGAGATGGCGTCGGACCTCTGTGAGAGGGTGGGGGGGCTCGACAGGGAAAAACTCCTTGAGATGCTCCTTGAAAGGGAGAAGCTCGGCAGCACGGGTATAGGCCACGGCGTGGCCATCCCGCACGGCAAGATAAAGGGGATAGAGGAGGTGCTGGTCGCTTTCGGCAGGAGCAGGAAGGGGGTCGACTTCAACTCCATGGACGATAAGCCCGTACACCTCTTTTTCATGATAGTCGCCCCGGAGAACTCCACTGCGGTCCACTTGAAGGTACTCGCGAGCATCTCAAGGCTTCTGCGGGACAGCGGTTTCAGGAAGAGGCTTATAAAGGCGTCTTCCGGGGAAGAGATATACCGGATAATAGCCGAGGAGGACGAGAGGCTCAACTCTGCCGTCCGCATCAGGCACTAA
- the raiA gene encoding ribosome-associated translation inhibitor RaiA, producing MQVTFTFRHIGSSDAIKEYAEEKTERIRKYLADPIEVHWVLSVEKIRHIAEVTVVAKNLTVKAQEETQEMYSAIDKVIDKIEKQVRKHKEKVKGHKGAGARGGEPEGALEEGPPRIVKTENVFLKPMSVEEATMQMEVVKKDFLVFTDAATSNVNVLYRRGDGGLGLIETRVR from the coding sequence ATGCAGGTCACCTTTACTTTCAGGCACATCGGTTCGTCGGACGCAATAAAGGAGTACGCAGAGGAGAAGACCGAAAGGATACGGAAGTACCTCGCCGATCCTATCGAGGTCCACTGGGTGCTGAGCGTGGAGAAGATAAGGCATATCGCGGAGGTGACAGTGGTCGCCAAGAACCTTACCGTGAAGGCGCAGGAAGAGACCCAGGAGATGTATTCGGCGATAGATAAGGTCATCGACAAGATCGAGAAGCAGGTCAGGAAGCACAAGGAAAAGGTGAAGGGTCACAAGGGCGCGGGTGCAAGGGGCGGCGAGCCCGAGGGCGCTTTGGAGGAGGGTCCGCCAAGGATCGTTAAGACCGAGAACGTCTTCCTCAAGCCCATGTCCGTCGAGGAGGCGACAATGCAGATGGAGGTCGTGAAGAAGGACTTCCTGGTCTTTACCGACGCGGCGACGAGCAACGTAAACGTCCTCTACAGACGCGGGGACGGCGGCCTCGGCCTCATAGAGACGCGTGTGAGGTAG
- the rpoN gene encoding RNA polymerase factor sigma-54, with protein MGYELKQELRLSQKLLMTPQLRMAIKMLQLSRLELEALVSEELQSNPVLEEAGPSEGEGGEGEDAAKEQMGSEGVGGVEGGEGAPEPAQEQSVPEMDWEAYLEDSENRSLPGTSFSGGREDDNYLENISRPGGSLEEHLLLQLKLSDLSEEEIKAGEFIIGNIDESGYLRVVDKEGMGEEEHEAATVNEIASQTTLPVEDTARVLEAVRGFDPAGVGAVSTVQCLLFQARRLPVRDTVVEGIISGHLRQLANRNYKAIAREMGISIDEVVEGTRMITGSLNPAPGAGFGVDESRTIIPDVYIQKVGDEYVVTLNEDGMPKLKISGYYRKVIKGGDGVSRADKGYIRDRLRSAAWLIKSVYQRQRTICRVAESIVKFQREFLDKGLEHLKPIVLKDVAEDIGMHESTISRVTSNKYAHTPRGIFELKYFFSTGMSRADGSDTTAEYVKEKLKDIIGAEDSRSPSSDRKVADLLKEAGIVLARRTVTKYREEMGILPAGKRKSPF; from the coding sequence ATGGGATACGAACTCAAACAGGAACTGAGACTCAGCCAGAAACTCCTTATGACCCCGCAGCTGCGGATGGCCATAAAGATGCTTCAGCTTTCAAGGCTGGAACTCGAAGCGCTCGTGTCCGAGGAGCTCCAGAGCAACCCGGTCCTCGAAGAGGCAGGCCCGTCAGAAGGAGAAGGGGGGGAAGGGGAGGACGCCGCTAAGGAGCAGATGGGGTCGGAGGGGGTTGGGGGGGTCGAGGGGGGCGAGGGGGCGCCGGAGCCCGCCCAGGAGCAATCGGTGCCGGAGATGGACTGGGAGGCGTATCTCGAAGACTCTGAAAACCGCAGCCTGCCGGGGACGAGCTTTAGCGGCGGCAGAGAGGATGACAACTACCTGGAGAACATATCACGCCCCGGCGGCAGCCTCGAAGAGCACCTTCTCTTGCAACTGAAACTTTCAGACCTTAGCGAAGAGGAGATAAAGGCGGGCGAGTTTATAATCGGAAATATAGACGAGAGTGGCTACCTGAGGGTGGTCGATAAGGAGGGTATGGGCGAGGAGGAGCACGAGGCCGCCACCGTAAACGAGATAGCCTCCCAAACCACCCTCCCGGTCGAGGACACGGCGAGGGTGCTCGAGGCCGTACGCGGCTTCGACCCGGCGGGGGTGGGGGCCGTAAGCACCGTCCAGTGCCTGCTCTTTCAGGCCAGGCGCCTGCCGGTGAGGGATACGGTCGTCGAGGGGATAATCTCCGGCCACCTCCGGCAGCTTGCTAACAGGAACTATAAGGCCATCGCCAGGGAGATGGGCATATCGATCGACGAGGTGGTCGAGGGGACGAGGATGATAACCGGGTCGCTCAACCCCGCGCCCGGCGCCGGCTTCGGCGTCGACGAGTCGCGGACTATAATCCCGGACGTCTATATACAGAAGGTCGGCGACGAATACGTGGTGACGCTTAACGAGGACGGCATGCCGAAGCTGAAGATAAGCGGGTACTACAGGAAGGTGATCAAGGGAGGCGACGGCGTGTCGCGGGCGGACAAGGGCTACATACGGGACAGGCTCCGCTCCGCCGCGTGGCTCATAAAGAGCGTCTATCAGAGACAGAGGACCATATGCAGGGTCGCGGAGAGTATCGTAAAGTTCCAGAGGGAGTTCCTCGACAAGGGGTTGGAGCACCTGAAGCCCATCGTCCTGAAGGACGTCGCCGAGGATATCGGGATGCACGAGTCCACGATAAGCCGCGTTACCTCCAACAAGTACGCGCACACCCCGAGAGGCATATTCGAGCTCAAGTACTTCTTTTCCACGGGGATGAGCCGTGCCGACGGGAGCGATACCACGGCCGAATACGTAAAGGAGAAGCTCAAGGACATAATAGGGGCGGAGGACTCAAGGAGCCCGTCGAGCGACCGGAAGGTAGCCGACCTCCTGAAGGAGGCCGGCATCGTCCTGGCAAGGAGGACCGTAACCAAGTACAGGGAAGAGATGGGGATTCTCCCGGCCGGCAAGAGGAAGAGTCCGTTTTGA
- the lptB gene encoding LPS export ABC transporter ATP-binding protein has translation MERISAEGLAKSFRTRKVVDGVSLSVGPGEVVGLLGPNGAGKTTTFYMIVGLVSPDGGVVRAGDEDITAMPMYERARRGIGYLPQEPSVFRKLTVEENVRAIVETLGLPDAEVRERTNVHLEELGVARLAGVRAYQLSGGERRRVEIARAMVTSPNFLLLDEPFSGIDPITVGDVQDIVVELKEKGMGILVTDHNVGATLGICDRAYIIDGGRILADGTPDEIVDNGQVREVYLGDRFKL, from the coding sequence GTGGAGAGGATATCTGCAGAGGGGCTCGCTAAATCCTTCCGCACGAGGAAGGTGGTCGACGGCGTATCCCTCTCGGTAGGGCCCGGAGAGGTCGTGGGGCTCCTGGGGCCGAACGGGGCCGGCAAGACCACCACTTTCTATATGATAGTGGGGCTCGTGAGCCCGGACGGGGGCGTGGTACGGGCGGGGGATGAGGACATAACCGCCATGCCCATGTACGAGAGGGCCAGGCGAGGCATAGGCTATCTCCCGCAGGAACCATCGGTCTTCAGGAAACTGACGGTCGAGGAGAACGTAAGGGCCATAGTTGAGACCCTCGGCCTCCCGGACGCGGAGGTGAGGGAGAGGACGAACGTCCACCTCGAAGAACTCGGGGTGGCGCGTCTGGCAGGGGTCCGTGCCTACCAGCTCTCCGGAGGGGAGAGGAGGAGGGTGGAGATAGCCAGGGCCATGGTCACCTCCCCGAACTTCCTCCTCCTCGACGAGCCGTTCTCGGGCATAGATCCGATAACCGTCGGGGACGTGCAGGACATAGTGGTGGAGTTGAAGGAAAAGGGGATGGGCATACTCGTGACCGACCACAACGTGGGCGCCACGCTCGGCATATGCGACAGGGCTTATATAATAGACGGCGGCAGGATACTGGCCGACGGCACGCCGGACGAGATAGTGGATAACGGACAGGTCAGGGAGGTGTACCTGGGCGACAGGTTCAAGCTGTAA
- the lptA gene encoding lipopolysaccharide transport periplasmic protein LptA: protein MKLDSPVVITSDTMEADTSGKVVVFRGDVAAKGDFVLCSDELTMHYSDKDEVREIVATGNVLIVSGNKTATATKAVYERAGRTVVLTGRPVVRQCADTVTGARITINLEDDSSVVESSKGGRVRAVIMPEKDCPEEAAGAAGTESDKSGEDICRGAR from the coding sequence ATGAAGCTTGACTCCCCCGTCGTCATAACCTCCGACACGATGGAGGCCGATACCTCGGGAAAGGTCGTGGTCTTCAGGGGGGACGTGGCCGCGAAGGGGGACTTCGTCTTATGCTCGGACGAGTTGACCATGCACTATAGCGACAAGGACGAAGTGAGAGAGATAGTGGCCACGGGGAACGTCTTGATAGTCAGTGGAAACAAAACCGCCACGGCCACGAAGGCCGTATACGAGAGGGCGGGAAGGACCGTCGTACTTACGGGCCGTCCGGTGGTCCGGCAGTGCGCGGATACCGTTACGGGGGCCAGGATAACCATAAACCTCGAAGACGATAGTTCGGTCGTGGAGAGCAGCAAAGGCGGCAGGGTAAGGGCCGTGATAATGCCCGAGAAGGACTGCCCGGAAGAGGCGGCGGGGGCGGCGGGGACGGAGAGCGATAAGAGTGGAGAGGATATCTGCAGAGGGGCTCGCTAA
- the lptC gene encoding LPS export ABC transporter periplasmic protein LptC: MKRRTRILLFGFVIVSVAGLAVAVLMNAKVNKAMELASMAAQVASLEAGGGMDEIRYYGTKDGVTEWEMEADSATRLADEDLTVFENVRFIFYSKDGGTYTLTGKEGRYSEKNERIEITGAVKVVSDDGYSLLTERLDYSTRSREATSEVEVELLSRGMKITGVGFRMNVEGGGFSVLRDVKTVLSDVSI, from the coding sequence ATGAAGCGCAGAACGAGGATACTCCTTTTCGGGTTCGTCATAGTCTCTGTGGCCGGTCTGGCCGTCGCGGTACTTATGAACGCGAAGGTCAATAAGGCCATGGAACTCGCCTCCATGGCCGCACAGGTCGCCTCTCTCGAGGCCGGCGGCGGCATGGACGAGATCCGCTACTACGGCACCAAGGACGGCGTGACGGAGTGGGAGATGGAGGCCGACTCCGCCACCCGTCTCGCCGACGAGGACTTAACGGTCTTCGAAAACGTCCGGTTCATCTTCTATTCGAAGGACGGGGGCACCTATACCCTTACCGGAAAAGAGGGTAGGTACAGCGAAAAGAACGAGCGGATAGAGATAACGGGCGCGGTGAAGGTGGTCTCCGATGACGGGTACAGCCTCCTGACCGAAAGGCTTGACTACTCGACCCGTTCCAGGGAGGCGACTTCGGAGGTGGAGGTCGAACTGCTCTCCAGGGGCATGAAGATTACCGGCGTGGGTTTCAGGATGAACGTCGAAGGGGGGGGCTTTTCGGTGCTCCGGGACGTAAAGACGGTACTTAGCGATGTTTCTATTTAA
- a CDS encoding HAD-IIIA family hydrolase, with protein sequence MADILSDDLVRKVKAVKLLILDVDGVLTDGRISYTEQGDEIKSFHAHDGHGIKFLVKAGIECAIITVRSSGIVKRRAGELGIKFVYQGVENKDDAFEEILGKLGITPPEAAYIGDDLPDLPVLTRVGFSASVSDAVGEVRARADYVTERPGGRGAVREVAELILRTQGKWDQLVSGHSR encoded by the coding sequence ATGGCGGATATTTTAAGTGATGATCTCGTCCGGAAGGTTAAGGCCGTAAAACTCCTGATCCTCGACGTGGACGGCGTTTTGACCGACGGCAGGATCAGCTATACGGAGCAGGGGGACGAGATAAAGAGCTTCCATGCCCACGACGGCCACGGGATAAAGTTTTTGGTAAAGGCCGGGATCGAGTGCGCGATTATAACCGTCAGGAGCTCAGGCATAGTCAAGCGCAGGGCCGGAGAGCTAGGCATAAAGTTCGTCTATCAGGGAGTGGAAAACAAGGATGATGCGTTCGAGGAGATACTCGGCAAGCTCGGTATCACTCCCCCTGAGGCGGCCTACATAGGGGACGACCTTCCCGACCTCCCGGTCCTTACACGGGTGGGCTTTTCCGCCTCGGTGAGCGACGCGGTAGGCGAGGTGCGGGCCAGGGCCGACTATGTGACCGAAAGGCCGGGTGGCCGGGGGGCGGTACGGGAGGTGGCGGAGCTTATCCTCCGGACTCAGGGGAAGTGGGACCAGTTGGTAAGCGGCCATTCACGGTAA
- a CDS encoding alpha-amylase/4-alpha-glucanotransferase domain-containing protein: MTSFIFCIHNHQPVGNFPHVLDDAYGRAYLPFLEELSKHPAIKISLHTSGFLLDWFADEHPEYIEMLGAMVDRGQVEIMGGGYYEPILSIIPPADRVGQITSFSDRIEKLFGTRPRGIWLAERVWDPTLPSFLKEAGVEYVVVDDYHFIKSGLKPDELGGYYVTEDQGAPVKVFPGSERLRYLIPFEPVDSFEGYLKGFSTGKKGRAAIFADDGEKFGVWPGTAKWVYKERWLGKFLEKIEGSDGWLTPRTFSEYMDMEGPLGRVYLPTTSYMEMGGWALPPDASADYAALTEELKAWEDGERVKRFLHGGAWRNFLAKYPEADWMHKRMLGASRAVAAAAAGRKRKGAGEALRRLYMSQCNDAYWHGVFGGLYLPHLRTAVYENLIKAENAVGIKPSVESRDLDADTFDEVVVRTEKLSLFLSPERGGTLVELDWNPGAVNLFNTFSRWREGYHEKLKEAVFEKERGGGVGKSIHDSTPLKEKGLDRYLKFDRLRRSSLRDHFLGDDETVEAFRSSEYTDLGDFSNGSYAVEIKGKGVVLSRGGVVGGEGIVVRKEIVAGPSTFSVTYRVENAASGPVKARLAVELNLCLPGCNGPACSLSIGGHTVGLDASGEAGGVEAVELTDRFAGVKVGFSFKGPVTLWHFPVETVSLSEAGFERNYQGTCLVFLKPFSLGAGEGMDFAFTVAIGAV, encoded by the coding sequence ATGACCTCCTTTATCTTCTGCATACACAACCACCAGCCGGTGGGCAACTTCCCTCACGTCCTCGACGACGCGTATGGAAGGGCCTACCTCCCGTTCCTCGAAGAGCTTTCAAAGCATCCCGCGATAAAAATTTCCCTCCATACCTCCGGCTTTCTCCTCGACTGGTTCGCGGACGAGCATCCGGAGTATATCGAGATGCTCGGCGCTATGGTCGATAGGGGACAGGTCGAGATAATGGGAGGGGGCTACTACGAGCCCATACTCTCCATAATACCCCCGGCCGACAGGGTGGGGCAGATAACCTCCTTCTCCGACAGGATCGAAAAACTCTTCGGCACGAGGCCCCGAGGGATATGGCTCGCCGAGAGGGTCTGGGACCCGACCCTTCCGTCCTTCCTTAAGGAAGCCGGCGTCGAGTACGTCGTGGTGGACGACTACCACTTCATAAAGTCCGGCCTCAAGCCGGACGAGCTCGGCGGCTACTACGTTACCGAGGACCAGGGCGCCCCGGTAAAGGTCTTTCCCGGGAGCGAGAGGCTCAGGTACCTGATACCGTTCGAGCCGGTCGATAGCTTCGAGGGGTATCTCAAGGGTTTTTCCACGGGGAAGAAGGGCCGCGCCGCCATATTCGCCGACGACGGAGAGAAGTTCGGCGTATGGCCCGGTACGGCCAAATGGGTCTATAAGGAGCGCTGGCTTGGAAAATTCCTTGAGAAGATCGAGGGCTCGGACGGGTGGCTCACGCCGCGCACCTTCTCGGAGTATATGGATATGGAAGGGCCGCTCGGGAGGGTCTACCTTCCCACCACCTCCTATATGGAGATGGGCGGCTGGGCCTTGCCGCCCGATGCCTCGGCCGACTACGCGGCCCTCACTGAAGAGCTTAAGGCATGGGAAGATGGAGAGAGGGTCAAGAGGTTCCTCCACGGCGGGGCGTGGCGGAACTTCCTCGCCAAGTACCCCGAGGCCGACTGGATGCATAAGAGGATGCTCGGCGCGAGCCGGGCCGTGGCGGCGGCAGCCGCAGGCCGGAAGCGGAAAGGCGCCGGGGAGGCGCTCCGCCGTCTATACATGTCACAGTGCAACGACGCCTACTGGCACGGGGTCTTCGGAGGACTCTATCTGCCTCACCTTCGGACCGCCGTATACGAGAACCTGATAAAGGCCGAAAATGCCGTGGGCATAAAGCCGTCCGTGGAGAGCCGCGACCTCGATGCCGACACCTTCGACGAGGTCGTCGTGAGGACCGAAAAGCTATCCCTCTTCCTGAGCCCGGAGCGCGGCGGCACGCTCGTCGAACTCGACTGGAACCCCGGGGCCGTAAATCTCTTCAACACGTTTTCGAGATGGAGGGAAGGCTACCATGAGAAGCTCAAGGAGGCCGTCTTCGAAAAGGAAAGGGGTGGAGGGGTTGGTAAAAGCATCCACGACAGCACGCCGCTTAAGGAAAAGGGGCTCGACAGGTACTTGAAGTTCGACCGCTTAAGGAGGAGTTCGCTGAGGGACCACTTCCTCGGAGACGATGAGACCGTCGAGGCCTTCCGGTCCTCCGAGTATACCGACCTCGGGGACTTTTCCAACGGGAGTTACGCCGTAGAGATTAAAGGCAAGGGGGTCGTGCTTTCGAGGGGAGGAGTAGTCGGCGGCGAGGGGATAGTCGTGAGAAAAGAGATCGTCGCGGGCCCGTCCACCTTTTCCGTTACCTACCGGGTAGAGAACGCGGCCAGCGGCCCGGTCAAAGCAAGGCTCGCCGTGGAGCTGAACCTCTGCCTGCCGGGCTGCAACGGCCCGGCCTGTTCGTTAAGTATAGGAGGCCACACCGTCGGCCTTGACGCTTCCGGAGAGGCAGGCGGGGTTGAAGCAGTGGAGCTAACCGACCGGTTTGCCGGGGTCAAGGTCGGTTTCAGCTTCAAAGGGCCCGTAACGCTCTGGCACTTCCCCGTGGAGACGGTCTCGCTCTCCGAGGCCGGCTTCGAGAGGAACTACCAGGGCACGTGCCTGGTCTTTTTGAAACCTTTCAGCCTCGGAGCTGGCGAGGGGATGGACTTTGCTTTTACCGTGGCAATAGGGGCCGTATAA